The following is a genomic window from Anaerolineales bacterium.
TTTGGAAGAGGGCCAGCGTGTTGAATTCACGGTAACCCAGGGCCAAAAGGGCCTCCAAGCCCAAGACGTGACTGTGATCTAACTAAGTCACAGACCAGTCAACCCAAAACGCCGCCGGACCCCCGGCGGCGTTTTTTTGTTCCCATCCGTCATCGTGGGGCAGGCCCGGGCGCCCTTGGGCAAGACAGGCTTGCCTGTCTGGTTTATACTAGGCTCACCATCCAATAAATAACCGCTGTGGAGCTGCGATGAAACTTCCCAAACTCGAAAACACCGCCGATGTCGGCATCTTGATTATCGTACTCATGCTGCTGGGCCTGGCCGTGACCTGGCCGCTGCTGGGCCAATGGGAGGCCGTGCGCGGCTTCGGCGCTGAGCTGCTGATCTTGGCCGTGACCTTTTACATCGCCCGCCAGTACCTGCCCTGGGAAGACGCGCCGCGCGAGCGCATCCGCCGCCCCGGCCCCGAACTGTGGATCGGCCTGCTGGGCTTTGTGGTTTTCTACATCGCCTGGCCCTTCGTGGCGGGCGGCGGCGGCCCGGTGGTCTTCCTGGCGCCCGGCATCCTGGCCGCCCTGACCCTGGCGGCGCTGCGCTATGGCCGGGCCGCCTGGGGCCTGCGCTGGCCCACCGGGCGTGAGCTGATCGTGCTGGCCGTGGTGGCCGCCGTGGCCGTCGGCCTCAGCCGCCTGTTTGGCGGCCTGCTGCCCCCCAGCGAGGCGCAGCTCCTGGCTACCCACCGGCCGCTGATCCCCGGCTTGATGCTGGACTTTAGCCAGATAGGGGCCAACCTGCTGCCCGCCCTGCTCATCGTCTTCTTGACTGTCATCGGCTATGAACTGTACTTCCGCGTCTTCCTGCAGACGCGCCTGGCGCAGGTACTGCCGGGCCGTTGGGCGCTGTTCGCCCAGGCCGCCCTGTACTTCGCCGGCGCCATGCTGCCGCTGCTGATCGTCAGCCGCGGCGACCCCAGCGTCTTCCCGCCGGCCTCGGTGCTGACCCAGTTCGCCATGCTCTCCAACGGTGTGCTGGCCGGCTATTTCTGGCGAAAAACCGGGAGTCTGCCCTTGCTGGTGCTGCTGCACCTGCTGGCGTTCGTCAGGTGGGGGCTGTAGAGCATGCTTGTTGTTTTGAGAACTCGTCGATACTATTGTCGCGAAAGGTTTTTTGAATGGCATCTGGGGATTTATTAAAGAAACTGTTTCGCAGTTTTAAGAGGCAAGATACCGATGCTTTCTATAGTGCTGCCTTGGAGGTTATTGCAGAAGAGAAGAAGAAAAACCACAATGTTCTTGCCGAAGATTTGCAAAAAATACTCAATAATGGTAATGATCACAAGTTTATTCCGGCCGATAGGTCTTTTGAACGTTTACCACAGGATAAAGACAAAGGAACTTTGTTAGTTGAGGTTAAATCTTCTAACAGAATGTTGTCGGATCTTGTACTAAGTCCTGATATTGCCGACCAAATAACCACTATATTGGATGAGTTTAGAGATGGTTCAGTTCTGAGAACTTATGGATTGAGACCAAAACAGAAAATTTTATTTGCCGGTCCTCCCGGATGTGGAAAAACAGTCACTGCTGAGGCACTCGCAACTGAACTAGGACTACCACTTCTTTATACTCGTTTTGATGCAGTTATTTCTTCCTTACTTGGAGAAACTGCGGCGAATTTGCGGAAAGTGTTTGAATTTGCGCAAAAGGGGACATGGGTGGTTTTCTTTGATGAATTTGATGCCATAGGAAAATCTCGACAAGACATTGGCGAGCATGGTGAATTAAAGCGAGTAG
Proteins encoded in this region:
- a CDS encoding ATP-binding protein — encoded protein: MASGDLLKKLFRSFKRQDTDAFYSAALEVIAEEKKKNHNVLAEDLQKILNNGNDHKFIPADRSFERLPQDKDKGTLLVEVKSSNRMLSDLVLSPDIADQITTILDEFRDGSVLRTYGLRPKQKILFAGPPGCGKTVTAEALATELGLPLLYTRFDAVISSLLGETAANLRKVFEFAQKGTWVVFFDEFDAIGKSRQDIGEHGELKRVVNTFLQLLDNFMSDSILIAATNHETLLDRAIWRRFDEIVYFNKPEPDEIRKLVAMRLRGFPHSGLNIDSFISSMHGWSHADIERATIDAIKMVIIAGESEVTNVFFRKAVEMQKNRMGVILQNS
- a CDS encoding CPBP family intramembrane metalloprotease translates to MKLPKLENTADVGILIIVLMLLGLAVTWPLLGQWEAVRGFGAELLILAVTFYIARQYLPWEDAPRERIRRPGPELWIGLLGFVVFYIAWPFVAGGGGPVVFLAPGILAALTLAALRYGRAAWGLRWPTGRELIVLAVVAAVAVGLSRLFGGLLPPSEAQLLATHRPLIPGLMLDFSQIGANLLPALLIVFLTVIGYELYFRVFLQTRLAQVLPGRWALFAQAALYFAGAMLPLLIVSRGDPSVFPPASVLTQFAMLSNGVLAGYFWRKTGSLPLLVLLHLLAFVRWGL